DNA from Leptospira mayottensis 200901116:
CAATTCCTTATCTGTAAAAAAAATTTCGGAAGAATGTCTAAAAAGAAACATTCATCTGATTTATATATCCACTGATTTTGTCTTCGATGCAAATTCGGAAACGATCGGAGATACGATTCGCTTTTGGAAACCGGATTCGACTCTTTCTCCGAAAGGGATTTATGGATTATCGAAAGCGGAAGGGGAAGGCTGGGTCCGAAATACGTTTGCAGATTCTAGGCAAGCCAACATTGTCCGTACCAGTTGGGTGTATTCCTCGCACGGAAATAATTTTCCTAAAACGATTCTAAAACTTTTACAGGATTTCGATCGCACTGAATTAAAAGTAATTGAGGACCAGTTGGGAAGGCCTACGTGGGCAGGAAGGCTTGCGGATTTTATAATATTCTTAATTTATGGAATTCTAAAGGGCGAGGGGTATTCGAAGGTTTTGCATTTTTCCAATTCCGGAGTCGCGAGTTGGTATGATTTTGCGGTTGCAATTCGAGATATCTCATATTCTTTTTCTTTGATAGAGAATTTAAAACCGATTTTCCCGATTCCTACGGAAGGTTATCCTACGCCTGCTCCAAGGCCTAG
Protein-coding regions in this window:
- the rfbD gene encoding dTDP-4-dehydrorhamnose reductase; the protein is MIYYTGKNGQLGWELARRFKSEGLESVGFGREEWDLTDLDSVEKILKDSPKILVHCGAYTAVDKAESDSEKAYKINSLSVKKISEECLKRNIHLIYISTDFVFDANSETIGDTIRFWKPDSTLSPKGIYGLSKAEGEGWVRNTFADSRQANIVRTSWVYSSHGNNFPKTILKLLQDFDRTELKVIEDQLGRPTWAGRLADFIIFLIYGILKGEGYSKVLHFSNSGVASWYDFAVAIRDISYSFSLIENLKPIFPIPTEGYPTPAPRPRYSILDLNETRKVFGPVPHWKEDLTLCLKELAEISGKKV